In Parasteatoda tepidariorum isolate YZ-2023 chromosome 2, CAS_Ptep_4.0, whole genome shotgun sequence, one DNA window encodes the following:
- the LOC107454941 gene encoding ETS-related transcription factor Elf-5 isoform X4 yields the protein MLSPDLAQDLQFVGSDVPFYDNDVTKKDNYQYTNLQPPVLSQASNQYSNNTVMEYILATEPIDDLQWEQTRAWQYSKHPQQWSDTEVLEWLINWSKQANIDLLDLKFIPELNRMDGQTLCSLSEQQFFTLDNQYGPMIYQSLQTELSNHYHPLSPSSLEMSSFESDHRLPAFHNTWTTDPFSNLLCVAGSDIQGSSPSSSHDSDREDRESTSSSMSTANEKSTINASFISSTLCSEILEGKKPGRRGRPPKTEARSSRSRQGKGNGKLWEFIRDLLLDPATNPSLIRWERPEDGIFKFVQSDRVAKMWGDRKQNPRMTYEKLSRAMRTYYSSGILSPVPKTEGLPKKLIYRFGPKASGCIPDIHDRS from the exons tttgttGGATCTGATGTTCCATTTTACGATAACGATGTCACCAAGAAAGATAACTACCAATACACCAACCTACAGCCACCAGTTCTTAGTCAAGCTTCAAATCAGTATAGCAATAACACTGTAATGGAATATATACTTGCCACTGAGCCGATAGATG ACTTACAATGGGAACAAACCCGTGCATGGCAATACAGCAAACATCCCCAACAGTGGAGCGATACTGAAGTTTTAGAATGGCTTATAAATTGGTCGAAGCAggcaaatattgatttattggaTTTGAAGTTCATTCCAGAGCTCAACCGCATGGATGGTCAAACTTTATGCTCACTATCAGAACAACAGTTTTTCACACTAGACAATCAATATGGTCCCATGATATATCAAAGCTTACAAACTGAATTAAGTAATCACT ATCATCCACTGAGTCCATCGTCTCTGGAGATGTCATCGTTTGAGTCTGATCACCGACTTCCAGCTTTCCATAATACATGGACCACCGACCCTTTCTCAAATCTTTTATGCGTCGCTGGATCTGATATTCAGGGTAGCAGTCCTTCATCGAGTCAtg ATTCAGACAGAGAAGATCGGGAGAGTACAAGCAGCAGTATGAGTACAGCAAATGAAAAATCAACAATTAATGCGTCTTTTATCTCATCTACATTGTGTTCAG aaatcttAGAGGGAAAGAAACCCGGCAGAAGAGGTAGGCCACCTAAAACGGAAGCCAGATCTTCCAGAAGTCGGCAAG GCAAAGGAAACGGAAAATTGTGGGAATTCATCCGTGACTTATTGCTGGATCCCGCCACGAATCCCAGCCTGATTCGCTGGGAGCGGCCTGAAGACGGAATCTTCAAATTTGTGCAGTCTGACAGGGTGGCAAAAATGTGGGGGGATAGGAAACAGAATCCTAGAATGACGTACGAGAAATTAAGCCGAGCCATGCG AACTTATTATAGCAGTGGAATTCTTTCTCCTGTTCCCAAAACAGAAGGGCTTCCAAAAAAACTCATCTACCGATTTGGGCCGAAAGCAAGTGGCTGTATACCTGATATTCATGACCGCTCATGA
- the LOC107454941 gene encoding ETS homologous factor isoform X5 codes for MLSPDLAQDLQFVGSDVPFYDNDVTKKDNYQYTNLQPPVLSQASNQYSNNTVMEYILATEPIDDLQWEQTRAWQYSKHPQQWSDTEVLEWLINWSKQANIDLLDLKFIPELNRMDGQTLCSLSEQQFFTLDNQYGPMIYQSLQTELSNHYHPLSPSSLEMSSFESDHRLPAFHNTWTTDPFSNLLCVAGSDIQGSSPSSSHDSDREDRESTSSSMSTANEKSTINASFISSTLCSEILEGKKPGRRGRPPKTEARSSRSRQGKGNGKLWEFIRDLLLDPATNPSLIRWERPEDGIFKFVQSDRVAKMWGDRKQNPRMTYEKLSRAMRYYYKSQVLLPVFGRRLVYKFGPNATGWRHGPGYH; via the exons tttgttGGATCTGATGTTCCATTTTACGATAACGATGTCACCAAGAAAGATAACTACCAATACACCAACCTACAGCCACCAGTTCTTAGTCAAGCTTCAAATCAGTATAGCAATAACACTGTAATGGAATATATACTTGCCACTGAGCCGATAGATG ACTTACAATGGGAACAAACCCGTGCATGGCAATACAGCAAACATCCCCAACAGTGGAGCGATACTGAAGTTTTAGAATGGCTTATAAATTGGTCGAAGCAggcaaatattgatttattggaTTTGAAGTTCATTCCAGAGCTCAACCGCATGGATGGTCAAACTTTATGCTCACTATCAGAACAACAGTTTTTCACACTAGACAATCAATATGGTCCCATGATATATCAAAGCTTACAAACTGAATTAAGTAATCACT ATCATCCACTGAGTCCATCGTCTCTGGAGATGTCATCGTTTGAGTCTGATCACCGACTTCCAGCTTTCCATAATACATGGACCACCGACCCTTTCTCAAATCTTTTATGCGTCGCTGGATCTGATATTCAGGGTAGCAGTCCTTCATCGAGTCAtg ATTCAGACAGAGAAGATCGGGAGAGTACAAGCAGCAGTATGAGTACAGCAAATGAAAAATCAACAATTAATGCGTCTTTTATCTCATCTACATTGTGTTCAG aaatcttAGAGGGAAAGAAACCCGGCAGAAGAGGTAGGCCACCTAAAACGGAAGCCAGATCTTCCAGAAGTCGGCAAG GCAAAGGAAACGGAAAATTGTGGGAATTCATCCGTGACTTATTGCTGGATCCCGCCACGAATCCCAGCCTGATTCGCTGGGAGCGGCCTGAAGACGGAATCTTCAAATTTGTGCAGTCTGACAGGGTGGCAAAAATGTGGGGGGATAGGAAACAGAATCCTAGAATGACGTACGAGAAATTAAGCCGAGCCATGCG GTACTATTACAAGAGCCAAGTGCTTTTACCTGTCTTTGGAAGGCGGTTGGTGTACAAGTTCGGACCAAATGCTACAGGTTGGAGGCATGGACCTGGTTACCACTAA
- the LOC107454941 gene encoding ETS-related transcription factor Elf-5 isoform X6, producing the protein MLSPDLAQDLQFVGSDVPFYDNDVTKKDNYQYTNLQPPVLSQASNQYSNNTVMEYILATEPIDDLQWEQTRAWQYSKHPQQWSDTEVLEWLINWSKQANIDLLDLKFIPELNRMDGQTLCSLSEQQFFTLDNQYGPMIYQSLQTELSNHYHPLSPSSLEMSSFESDHRLPAFHNTWTTDPFSNLLCVAGSDIQGSSPSSSHDSDREDRESTSSSMSTANEKSTINASFISSTLCSEILEGKKPGRRGKGNGKLWEFIRDLLLDPATNPSLIRWERPEDGIFKFVQSDRVAKMWGDRKQNPRMTYEKLSRAMRTYYSSGILSPVPKTEGLPKKLIYRFGPKASGCIPDIHDRS; encoded by the exons tttgttGGATCTGATGTTCCATTTTACGATAACGATGTCACCAAGAAAGATAACTACCAATACACCAACCTACAGCCACCAGTTCTTAGTCAAGCTTCAAATCAGTATAGCAATAACACTGTAATGGAATATATACTTGCCACTGAGCCGATAGATG ACTTACAATGGGAACAAACCCGTGCATGGCAATACAGCAAACATCCCCAACAGTGGAGCGATACTGAAGTTTTAGAATGGCTTATAAATTGGTCGAAGCAggcaaatattgatttattggaTTTGAAGTTCATTCCAGAGCTCAACCGCATGGATGGTCAAACTTTATGCTCACTATCAGAACAACAGTTTTTCACACTAGACAATCAATATGGTCCCATGATATATCAAAGCTTACAAACTGAATTAAGTAATCACT ATCATCCACTGAGTCCATCGTCTCTGGAGATGTCATCGTTTGAGTCTGATCACCGACTTCCAGCTTTCCATAATACATGGACCACCGACCCTTTCTCAAATCTTTTATGCGTCGCTGGATCTGATATTCAGGGTAGCAGTCCTTCATCGAGTCAtg ATTCAGACAGAGAAGATCGGGAGAGTACAAGCAGCAGTATGAGTACAGCAAATGAAAAATCAACAATTAATGCGTCTTTTATCTCATCTACATTGTGTTCAG aaatcttAGAGGGAAAGAAACCCGGCAGAAGAG GCAAAGGAAACGGAAAATTGTGGGAATTCATCCGTGACTTATTGCTGGATCCCGCCACGAATCCCAGCCTGATTCGCTGGGAGCGGCCTGAAGACGGAATCTTCAAATTTGTGCAGTCTGACAGGGTGGCAAAAATGTGGGGGGATAGGAAACAGAATCCTAGAATGACGTACGAGAAATTAAGCCGAGCCATGCG AACTTATTATAGCAGTGGAATTCTTTCTCCTGTTCCCAAAACAGAAGGGCTTCCAAAAAAACTCATCTACCGATTTGGGCCGAAAGCAAGTGGCTGTATACCTGATATTCATGACCGCTCATGA